A DNA window from Flavobacteriales bacterium contains the following coding sequences:
- a CDS encoding universal stress protein, whose amino-acid sequence MKRIAILVDFSSICAKALEFGASIAAKAQADVVLVHVTEATDEQTLKALEEKLSGMHVAIAGKVLNSKNHVASGSFFSVIPSVIADLKVDLVVVPTHGKVGIAQHLLGANILKLVKTLPVPALVVQAESVLNDATFKTLLFPVGPNKHFDVKYKQTAKFAKIYGSTVVVYTVRNDIRGISDELRANITDSMAYFESVGVKCEEVAEEPTSFSAGYAKHILHYAKTSGAGTICIMSLVADDQGYIGNNDKENILLNTMALPVFCANL is encoded by the coding sequence ATGAAGAGAATAGCCATACTCGTTGATTTCAGCTCTATTTGTGCCAAAGCCTTGGAATTTGGAGCCAGCATTGCAGCTAAAGCACAGGCCGATGTGGTGCTTGTACACGTGACCGAAGCTACCGATGAGCAGACCTTAAAGGCGCTTGAAGAAAAGTTATCTGGCATGCATGTGGCCATTGCCGGGAAGGTGCTGAACAGTAAGAACCATGTGGCTTCGGGTTCATTCTTCTCGGTTATTCCATCTGTAATTGCTGATTTGAAGGTAGATCTGGTGGTAGTACCGACCCACGGGAAGGTGGGCATTGCACAGCACTTGCTTGGGGCCAATATCCTGAAATTAGTGAAAACCTTGCCTGTGCCTGCATTGGTTGTTCAGGCCGAAAGCGTTCTGAACGATGCAACTTTCAAAACCCTTCTGTTCCCCGTAGGGCCGAACAAGCATTTTGATGTGAAATACAAGCAAACAGCCAAGTTTGCCAAGATCTATGGTAGCACGGTTGTGGTGTACACAGTTCGTAACGACATCCGCGGAATTTCGGATGAGTTGAGAGCCAACATCACCGATTCCATGGCATATTTTGAATCGGTAGGCGTGAAGTGTGAAGAGGTGGCTGAAGAACCGACCAGCTTCTCTGCCGGCTACGCCAAGCACATTCTCCACTATGCCAAGACAAGCGGAGCTGGTACCATCTGCATCATGTCGTTGGTGGCAGACGACCAAGGCTATATCGGAAACAACGATAAGGAGAACATTCTGCTCAATACCATGGCGCTGCCTGTTTTCTGCGCCAACCTCTAA
- the scpA gene encoding methylmalonyl-CoA mutase, giving the protein MKPDFKDTEFYLRTVELESTEAGEYFETPEGIPVTADNYPVEIEDLEHIDFVSGAAPFLRGPYASMYVSRPWTIRQYAGFSTAEESNAFYRKNLAAGQKGLSVAFDLATHRGYDSDHEKVVGDVGKAGVAIDTVEDMKILFDQIPLGEMTVSMTMNGAVLPIMAFYIVAAEEQGVSPEHLAGTIQNDILKEFMVRNTYIYPPAPSMRIVGDIFKYAAEKMPQFNSISVSGYHMHEAGATADIELAYTLADGLEYIRTGLAAGLNIDDFAPRISFFWGIGMNFFMEIAKMRAGRMLWAKLVKQFNPKLEKSMALRTHCQTSGWSLTEQDPYNNVVRTNIEAMAAVFGGTQSLHTNSLDEAIALPTDYSARIARNTQLFIQNETDICKSIDAWGGSYYVEKLTNELCEKAWALIEEVEELGGMAKAIETGLPKMRIEEVAARKQARIDSGEEVIVGVNRYQLEEETEMDIREVDNNAVREGQLKRLAEVKAKRNQADVEAALSALTNCAKTGNGNLLELAVDAARKRATLGEISDAMEAEFGRYKAVIRSISGVYSSAVKKNEDFIAAQEAADAFAEQEGRRPRILVAKMGQDGHDRGAKVIATSFADIGFDVDLGPLFQTPKEVAKQAIENDVHIVGVSSLAGGHKTLVPAVIQELKNYGREDIMVVAGGVIPHQDYDFLYDNGVAFIFGPGTVIAKAAKEILRKLS; this is encoded by the coding sequence ATGAAACCAGATTTTAAAGACACCGAATTCTATCTCCGTACTGTAGAATTGGAATCGACCGAGGCGGGCGAGTATTTCGAAACGCCAGAAGGCATTCCGGTTACGGCAGATAATTACCCTGTAGAGATTGAAGACCTCGAACACATCGATTTCGTATCGGGCGCTGCGCCATTCTTGCGTGGGCCTTACGCTTCGATGTACGTCAGTCGCCCGTGGACCATCCGCCAGTATGCGGGCTTCTCTACCGCTGAAGAAAGCAATGCCTTCTACCGTAAGAACCTTGCCGCAGGGCAGAAAGGACTATCGGTTGCCTTCGATCTGGCCACGCACCGAGGGTACGATTCTGATCATGAGAAAGTAGTGGGCGATGTGGGGAAAGCAGGCGTAGCCATCGATACTGTGGAGGATATGAAGATCCTCTTCGATCAGATTCCTTTGGGCGAAATGACGGTTTCCATGACCATGAACGGGGCGGTGCTACCGATCATGGCATTTTACATCGTTGCGGCCGAAGAGCAGGGCGTCTCGCCAGAGCACTTGGCAGGAACCATCCAGAACGACATCCTCAAGGAGTTTATGGTGAGGAATACCTACATCTATCCGCCTGCGCCAAGCATGCGCATCGTGGGTGATATTTTTAAATATGCTGCCGAGAAGATGCCACAGTTCAACAGCATCAGCGTATCGGGCTACCACATGCACGAAGCAGGAGCCACGGCCGATATTGAGTTAGCATACACGCTTGCAGATGGATTAGAATACATCCGAACGGGCTTGGCTGCTGGCTTGAACATCGATGATTTCGCACCGCGCATCAGTTTCTTTTGGGGCATCGGCATGAACTTCTTTATGGAGATTGCCAAAATGCGTGCTGGAAGAATGCTGTGGGCCAAACTTGTGAAGCAATTCAATCCGAAACTGGAGAAAAGCATGGCGTTGAGAACGCATTGCCAAACTTCAGGTTGGAGCCTCACGGAGCAGGACCCTTACAATAATGTGGTTCGAACGAATATAGAAGCGATGGCGGCCGTTTTCGGTGGCACACAATCGCTGCACACCAATTCCTTGGATGAGGCCATTGCTTTGCCAACCGACTACTCGGCACGGATAGCGCGTAATACCCAACTTTTTATTCAGAACGAGACGGATATCTGCAAAAGCATAGATGCTTGGGGAGGTTCTTACTATGTGGAGAAACTGACCAATGAACTCTGCGAGAAAGCGTGGGCTTTGATTGAGGAAGTAGAGGAATTGGGAGGCATGGCAAAGGCCATCGAAACCGGTCTTCCGAAAATGAGAATTGAAGAAGTTGCTGCGCGAAAGCAAGCACGCATAGATAGTGGGGAAGAGGTGATCGTTGGGGTCAATCGCTATCAGTTGGAAGAAGAGACGGAAATGGATATCCGCGAGGTGGACAACAACGCAGTGCGCGAAGGCCAATTGAAACGCTTGGCAGAAGTAAAAGCAAAACGCAATCAGGCAGACGTAGAAGCCGCACTGAGTGCGCTTACCAATTGCGCCAAAACCGGCAACGGAAATCTCTTGGAATTAGCGGTGGATGCAGCACGCAAGCGCGCCACCTTAGGTGAGATTTCTGACGCGATGGAAGCGGAATTCGGGCGATACAAAGCGGTGATCCGTTCCATTTCGGGAGTATATTCGAGCGCAGTGAAAAAGAACGAAGACTTTATAGCGGCTCAGGAAGCTGCTGATGCATTTGCAGAGCAGGAGGGAAGACGTCCACGTATTCTGGTTGCCAAAATGGGGCAGGACGGTCACGACCGTGGTGCTAAGGTTATTGCCACTTCCTTTGCCGATATTGGCTTTGATGTGGATCTAGGTCCGCTATTCCAAACCCCTAAGGAAGTAGCCAAACAAGCCATCGAGAATGATGTTCATATCGTTGGGGTGAGTTCGCTGGCCGGCGGGCACAAGACACTCGTTCCAGCAGTTATCCAAGAGCTGAAAAACTACGGACGCGAAGACATCATGGTGGTGGCAGGTGGCGTCATCCCGCATCAGGATTACGATTTTCTCTACGACAATGGCGTGGCATTCATATTCGGCCCAGGAACGGTGATTGCTAAGGCAGCAAAAGAGATATTGAGAAAATTATCTTAA